One window from the genome of Haloprofundus halobius encodes:
- a CDS encoding TRAM domain-containing protein — MPDCPLADECPSFSERIQGMGCQHYGDRGGAEWCNHYSMPIRELKQQPVKPGEEIVVEVTDIHESGAGVGRTDDGFIVMVDGVLPDARALVKITQVKSSHARADEIERLPMDPEEDEPEGRGEGDGDTDDEGPKRPTALGSRDNFWGS, encoded by the coding sequence ATGCCGGACTGTCCACTGGCCGACGAATGCCCGAGTTTTTCAGAGCGAATCCAGGGAATGGGCTGTCAACACTACGGCGACCGCGGGGGCGCCGAGTGGTGTAACCACTACAGCATGCCCATCCGCGAACTGAAACAGCAACCGGTCAAACCCGGCGAGGAGATCGTCGTCGAGGTGACCGACATCCACGAGAGCGGCGCTGGCGTCGGTCGAACCGACGACGGCTTCATCGTGATGGTCGACGGCGTGCTCCCCGACGCGCGGGCGCTTGTGAAAATTACGCAGGTGAAGTCGAGTCACGCGCGTGCCGACGAGATAGAACGCCTACCGATGGACCCCGAGGAGGACGAACCCGAGGGACGCGGCGAGGGGGACGGCGACACCGACGACGAGGGACCGAAGCGTCCCACGGCGCTCGGTAGCCGCGACAACTTCTGGGGTTCGTAA
- a CDS encoding Tfx family DNA-binding protein, which yields MDEQDVTEILEQAGFAPDESVLTRRQAEVLALRERGVRQSDIAEFLGTSRANVSSIEASARDNVTKARETVAFAEALTAPVRVEVPEGTDLYDVPKQVYDACDAAGVKVNHTAPDLMKIVSDAAGEAIRGREVRVPLFVGVTSEGAVRVRRSI from the coding sequence ATGGACGAGCAGGACGTGACGGAGATACTCGAACAGGCGGGCTTTGCGCCCGACGAGAGCGTCCTGACGCGCCGACAGGCCGAGGTGCTCGCGCTCCGCGAGCGTGGCGTCCGCCAGTCCGACATCGCCGAGTTCCTCGGCACCTCCCGAGCGAACGTCTCCAGCATCGAGGCCAGCGCCCGCGACAACGTCACGAAGGCCCGCGAGACGGTAGCGTTCGCCGAGGCGCTGACCGCACCCGTCCGCGTGGAGGTCCCCGAGGGGACTGACCTCTACGACGTGCCGAAACAGGTGTACGACGCCTGCGACGCCGCGGGCGTGAAGGTGAATCACACCGCTCCCGACCTGATGAAGATCGTCAGCGACGCGGCGGGCGAGGCCATCCGCGGGCGCGAGGTCCGGGTGCCGCTTTTCGTCGGGGTGACGAGCGAGGGGGCGGTCCGGGTTCGGCGGTCAATTTGA
- a CDS encoding type IV pilin, whose amino-acid sequence MPVVGVALLLAVVVALSAVGAYVFLGLSEEREPAPEVVLELSAEEGEVAHALSHEQGRTLEGEKVTLRGTTDPEALSGSELAAGEAVELLPTDEEVRVVWTGEHGASYTLKTFTVERTVPEPDVGCPWVDSETDDGVEKLDVDGHVVDCDAETEKDVELTTGGVIIGDTRSGAVVDADGATFYGDVVAERLVNHQDGPISGSVSSNDDVKIDGATVGESAEADDETEIVAGSTVGGDAGGGDLVKVLDSDVSGSVASDGSVKLQDATVEGDVYVPDGGFDCTNSTVGGENCGEYTPKDPDER is encoded by the coding sequence TTGCCTGTCGTCGGAGTCGCGCTGCTCCTCGCGGTGGTGGTCGCGCTCTCGGCAGTCGGAGCGTACGTGTTCCTGGGCCTCTCGGAGGAGCGCGAGCCGGCACCCGAGGTCGTGTTGGAGCTCTCGGCGGAGGAGGGCGAGGTCGCCCACGCGCTCTCCCACGAACAGGGACGGACGCTGGAGGGCGAGAAGGTGACGCTGCGCGGCACCACCGACCCCGAGGCACTCTCCGGAAGTGAACTGGCAGCCGGGGAAGCCGTCGAACTGCTCCCGACCGACGAGGAGGTTCGCGTCGTCTGGACCGGAGAACACGGGGCCAGCTACACGCTGAAGACGTTCACCGTCGAACGGACCGTACCGGAGCCGGACGTGGGATGTCCGTGGGTCGACAGCGAGACCGACGATGGCGTCGAGAAACTCGACGTCGACGGACATGTCGTCGACTGCGACGCGGAGACCGAGAAAGACGTCGAACTGACGACCGGCGGGGTCATCATCGGCGACACGCGGAGCGGGGCGGTCGTCGACGCCGACGGGGCGACGTTCTACGGCGACGTCGTCGCAGAGCGACTCGTCAACCACCAGGACGGGCCGATTTCGGGTTCGGTGTCGTCGAACGACGACGTCAAAATCGACGGCGCGACGGTCGGTGAGTCGGCCGAGGCGGACGACGAGACGGAGATCGTCGCCGGAAGCACCGTCGGCGGCGACGCGGGCGGCGGCGACCTCGTGAAAGTGCTCGACAGCGACGTCTCGGGCTCGGTCGCCTCCGACGGGTCGGTGAAACTGCAGGACGCGACGGTCGAAGGCGACGTCTACGTCCCGGACGGAGGGTTCGACTGCACGAACTCGACGGTCGGCGGCGAGAACTGCGGAGAGTACACGCCGAAAGATCCCGACGAGCGGTGA